One region of Natronorubrum aibiense genomic DNA includes:
- a CDS encoding Nramp family divalent metal transporter — translation MSLVASKAEDGLEPSQSELTYPAPGWKGFFKNHFGPSMLWALISIGGSHIVLAPTLGGTFGLVAIWMFGLIYVAKYGAWELGIRYNYGVGANPIEAYGDLPGPKNWALWVTILVFTVMYTFITASVGMSTAAFVAALTPGWLTAAWAYVLFVGAAGVLVITSRYSVLEKALIGFTVAVGVLVLLGALVGPPSPERIAETTFAVPDLTGPAFIALFAAAAGFAPTGFSTSILIGSWSMAKGEGASELRQKGLDPNDPANHDYIRAWIKTGRRDFNVGYVFSFVLIAAMVVLATNVLYPNPPTDANLAFAIGNILSDSFGEWSYYAMLIGAFAALYSTVITLLDGAARATGDILPMALEDDSIDSERIRKLVVAGVVGVSSAMVLALGNVPVTLLLYVAAVLAVTEIFFYPANWYVVEKHLPEPFRPSRAWHAYYVVSLVFVLLFGAMGAALRLGVIG, via the coding sequence GTGAGTCTCGTGGCGAGTAAGGCCGAAGACGGACTCGAGCCGTCTCAATCCGAGCTGACCTACCCCGCCCCCGGCTGGAAGGGGTTTTTCAAGAATCATTTCGGACCATCGATGCTCTGGGCGCTGATCAGCATCGGTGGGAGTCACATCGTCCTCGCGCCGACCCTCGGCGGGACGTTCGGGCTCGTCGCCATCTGGATGTTCGGGCTCATCTACGTCGCCAAGTACGGAGCCTGGGAACTGGGCATTCGATACAACTACGGCGTCGGGGCGAACCCAATCGAAGCCTACGGCGATCTCCCCGGGCCGAAAAACTGGGCGCTCTGGGTGACGATCCTCGTGTTTACCGTTATGTACACGTTCATCACGGCCAGCGTCGGGATGAGCACGGCAGCGTTCGTCGCCGCGTTGACTCCCGGCTGGCTCACTGCGGCGTGGGCGTACGTCCTCTTCGTCGGCGCTGCCGGCGTGCTCGTGATCACGTCGCGTTACTCCGTCCTCGAGAAGGCGTTGATCGGCTTTACCGTCGCTGTCGGCGTTCTCGTCTTGCTCGGAGCCCTCGTCGGCCCGCCGTCACCCGAACGGATCGCCGAGACGACGTTCGCGGTCCCCGATCTCACCGGCCCAGCGTTCATTGCGCTGTTTGCCGCGGCTGCCGGATTCGCACCGACCGGATTCAGTACAAGTATTCTCATCGGTAGTTGGAGTATGGCCAAAGGTGAAGGTGCCAGCGAACTGCGCCAGAAGGGACTCGATCCGAACGATCCAGCTAACCACGACTACATCCGCGCGTGGATCAAAACCGGCCGCCGTGACTTCAACGTCGGCTACGTGTTCAGTTTCGTACTGATCGCCGCGATGGTCGTCCTGGCGACGAACGTCCTCTATCCGAACCCGCCGACGGACGCCAACCTCGCCTTCGCGATCGGTAACATCCTGAGCGACTCCTTCGGCGAGTGGTCGTACTACGCCATGCTAATCGGCGCGTTCGCAGCCCTCTACTCGACCGTTATCACGCTCCTCGACGGGGCAGCCCGCGCAACCGGCGACATCCTCCCGATGGCACTCGAGGACGACAGCATCGACAGCGAGCGCATCCGAAAGCTGGTCGTCGCCGGCGTCGTCGGCGTCAGCAGCGCGATGGTGCTCGCGCTCGGGAACGTCCCCGTGACGCTGTTGCTCTACGTCGCCGCCGTCCTCGCCGTCACGGAGATCTTCTTCTACCCGGCTAACTGGTACGTCGTCGAGAAACACCTGCCCGAGCCGTTCCGTCCGTCTCGAGCCTGGCACGCCTACTACGTCGTCAGCCTCGTCTTCGTCCTCCTCTTCGGCGCGATGGGAGCTGCGCTTCGACTCGGCGTCATCGGATAA